The Syngnathus scovelli strain Florida chromosome 18, RoL_Ssco_1.2, whole genome shotgun sequence genomic interval CGGCATCCAACACAGGAAGAACGCCAGGACGGCGGCGGCCAGCATCCGCAGAACCTCGTCGTCGCGAGACCGCGAGCTCTTCTGGATGTGCCTGGCGCCAACCAGCGCCCGCCCGATCAGGCAGTAacaggtgatgatgatgacaaaggGCACCAGGAAGCCCATCAGGCTCTTCATGAGGCTGATGGCCAGGAGGAGACCCTTGAGCCTCTCGCGGTTCTCTGAGGTCGGGTGCAGGACGCCGCACAAGGTGTTGTTGGTGTTGGCCACGTTGAGCACGTCCCGCGTCAAGGCCGTGGGCACGCTAAGGACCAAGGCCACCAGCCACACCACCACGAAGGTGATGCGGGCGTAGGCCACCGTGCGGAAGCGTCGTGAGCGCACCGGGTGCACGATGGCCAGGTAGCGGTCGATGCTGAGCGCCGTGAGGAAGAAGGTGCTGGTGTACAAGTTTAACATGGCCAGCCCGGCGCTGGTCTTGCACAGAAACCCACCGAACGGCCAGTGGTAGCCCGTGGCGGTGAACGTGGCCCACATGGGCAACGTGATGAGGAAAGTCAGGTCGGACACGGCCAGGTTGAGCACGAAGATGTTGGCGACCGTCTTGAGCCTCATGTAGCAGTAGATGACGGCCACCACCATGCAGTTGCCCACCATGCCGATGACGAAATTGAAACTGTACACGATGGGCACCAAGGTGAAGATGATATCATGATTTCCGGACATGCCGCATGTCAGGTTGATCTCCTTGGTCATCCTTGCTGTCACGTTCTCCATTTTGCCGCTTGGATTCCGCTGAGAGCTGTTAGAACTTTAAAACAAGCCTTGGGCCAGAGTTGCTGTAGCCTGTCCTATAAAGAAGTcacgagaagaagaaaaaaaaagaccatca includes:
- the agtr1b gene encoding type-1 angiotensin II receptor, giving the protein MENVTARMTKEINLTCGMSGNHDIIFTLVPIVYSFNFVIGMVGNCMVVAVIYCYMRLKTVANIFVLNLAVSDLTFLITLPMWATFTATGYHWPFGGFLCKTSAGLAMLNLYTSTFFLTALSIDRYLAIVHPVRSRRFRTVAYARITFVVVWLVALVLSVPTALTRDVLNVANTNNTLCGVLHPTSENRERLKGLLLAISLMKSLMGFLVPFVIIITCYCLIGRALVGARHIQKSSRSRDDEVLRMLAAAVLAFFLCWMPHQVFHLLQVLTQLMKMENCTLVEIIDTAMPFTICLAYLNSCVNPIVYGFVGRNFRKNCKRLLRCSPSRPTGGHPSISSKMSALSFRASEALSLTALKSKASSDGK